In the Quercus lobata isolate SW786 chromosome 5, ValleyOak3.0 Primary Assembly, whole genome shotgun sequence genome, one interval contains:
- the LOC115992660 gene encoding beta-fructofuranosidase, insoluble isoenzyme CWINV1-like isoform X3, with protein MAVSSKCLLLFISLLLGYGVLQLEATADKQPYRTSYHFQPPKNWMNGPMLYKGIYHLFFQYNPKGAVRGNKVWGHSTSMDLVNWTPHEAAIYPSQQSDISGCWSGSATILPKGQPVILYTGIDPNNHQVQNLAMPKNLSDPFLREWVKSQDNPLMAPNSYNKINSSSFRDPTTGWLGRDGYWRVIIGSKINQKGLAILYKSKDFVHWEEAKKPLYSSKKSGMWECPDFYPVLIKSPLGIDTSIDGPNTKHVLKVSLDDTKHDYYKIGSYNQDKDIFIPDNGPFHKNSRLRYDYGKFYASKTFFEGNSKHRRILWGWVNESSGVEDDIKKGWSGVQAIPRSIWLDNSGKQLVQWPIKEIEKLRLTEINLPKQVLKGGSVLEVSGFTAAQADVIITFEITELSKAEVLDPSWTDPQLLCSRKGGIGPFGLLVLASKGLQEYTAVFYRIFKSHSKYVVLMCSDQSRSSLNNENDETTYGAFVDVDPVHEKLSLRSLIDHSIVESFGGEGKACITARVYPTLATDAEAHLYAFNNGTGNVGITTLSAWSMKKAQIN; from the exons ATGGCTGTATCGTCTAAATGTCTGTTGCTCTTCATCTCCCTCCTCCTTGGCTATGGTGTTCTTCAGCTTGAGGCTACTGCAGATAAACAACCTTACAGAACTTCTTATCACTTTCAACCTCCCAAAAATTGGATGAATG GGCCAATGTTATATAAGGGAATTTACCATCTATTCTTTCAATATAATCCTAAAGGCGCAGTTCGGGGCAACAAAGTTTGGGGCCACTCTACATCAATGGATCTTGTGAATTGGACCCCACATGAAGCCGCCATCTATCCATCACAACAATCTGATATCAGCGGCTGCTGGTCGGGTTCCGCCACGATCCTCCCTAAGGGTCAACCTGTCATTCTATACACCGGAATAGACCCTAACAACCACCAAGTCCAGAACTTGGCCATGCCCAAAAACCTTTCTGATCCATTCCTTAGGGAATGGGTTAAGTCCCAAGATAACCCACTAATGGCCCCTAATTCCTataacaaaatcaattcatCCTCATTCAGAGACCCAACCACTGGTTGGCTAGGCCGTGATGGGTATTGGAGAGTAATCATTGGGAgcaaaattaaccaaaaaggATTAGCAATTCTTTATAAGAGCAAAGATTTTGTTCATTGGGAAGAAGCTAAAAAACCACTTTACTCGTCCAAAAAATCAGGTATGTGGGAGTGTCCAGATTTTTATCCAGTTTTGATCAAAAGCCCACTTGGTATTGACACATCAATTGATGGTCCCAATACTAAACATGTGCTCAAGGTGAGCTTAGATGATACAAAACATGATTACTACAAGATTGGAAGTTATAACCAGGATAAGGATATCTTTATTCCGGATAATGGTCCGTTCCATAAAAACTCTAGATTGAGATATGATTACGGAAAATTTTATGCCTCAAAGACTTTCTTCGAAGGAAACTCAAAGCACAGAAGGATCTTATGGGGCTGGGTTAATGAATCTTCAGGTGTAGAGGATGATATCAAGAAGGGATGGTCTGGAGTTCAA GCAATTCCAAGGAGTATTTGGCTCGATAATTCTGGAAAACAATTGGTGCAATGGCCAATAAAAGAAATCGAAAAGCTGCGTTTAACAGAGATCAACTTGCCTAAGCAAGTGCTTAAGGGAGGATCAGTCCTTGAAGTTTCTGGTTTCACTGCAGCACAG GCAGATGTGATTATTACATTTGAGATAACTGAGCTCAGTAAAGCTGAAGTGCTGGATCCAAGTTGGACCGACCCACAATTGCTTTGTAGCCGAAAGGGTGGTATTGGGCCATTTGGTCTACTAGTATTGGCTTCAAAGGGCCTGCAAGAATATACAGCAGTgttttatagaatttttaaaaGCCACAGCAAATATGTGGTGCTTATGTGCAGTGACCAAagcag ATCTTCCttgaataatgaaaatgatGAGACCACATATGGGGCTTTTGTGGATGTGGACCCTGTTCATGAGAAGCTGTCACTCAGAAGCTTG ATTGATCACTCTATAGTGGAGAGCTTTGGTGGAGAAGGAAAAGCTTGCATCACAGCTAGAGTATATCCCACATTGGCTACTGATGCTGAGGCCCACTTATATGCTTTCAATAATGGAACTGGGAACGTTGGGATCACAACATTGAGTGCTTGGAGTATGAAGAAAGCTCAAATCAATTGA
- the LOC115992660 gene encoding beta-fructofuranosidase, insoluble isoenzyme CWINV1-like isoform X2, translated as MAVSSKCLLLFISLLLGYGVLQLEATADKQPYRTSYHFQPPKNWMNGMIWPMLYKGIYHLFFQYNPKGAVRGNKVWGHSTSMDLVNWTPHEAAIYPSQQSDISGCWSGSATILPKGQPVILYTGIDPNNHQVQNLAMPKNLSDPFLREWVKSQDNPLMAPNSYNKINSSSFRDPTTGWLGRDGYWRVIIGSKINQKGLAILYKSKDFVHWEEAKKPLYSSKKSGMWECPDFYPVLIKSPLGIDTSIDGPNTKHVLKVSLDDTKHDYYKIGSYNQDKDIFIPDNGPFHKNSRLRYDYGKFYASKTFFEGNSKHRRILWGWVNESSGVEDDIKKGWSGVQAIPRSIWLDNSGKQLVQWPIKEIEKLRLTEINLPKQVLKGGSVLEVSGFTAAQADVIITFEITELSKAEVLDPSWTDPQLLCSRKGGIGPFGLLVLASKGLQEYTAVFYRIFKSHSKYVVLMCSDQSRSSLNNENDETTYGAFVDVDPVHEKLSLRSLIDHSIVESFGGEGKACITARVYPTLATDAEAHLYAFNNGTGNVGITTLSAWSMKKAQIN; from the exons ATGGCTGTATCGTCTAAATGTCTGTTGCTCTTCATCTCCCTCCTCCTTGGCTATGGTGTTCTTCAGCTTGAGGCTACTGCAGATAAACAACCTTACAGAACTTCTTATCACTTTCAACCTCCCAAAAATTGGATGAATGGTATGATTT GGCCAATGTTATATAAGGGAATTTACCATCTATTCTTTCAATATAATCCTAAAGGCGCAGTTCGGGGCAACAAAGTTTGGGGCCACTCTACATCAATGGATCTTGTGAATTGGACCCCACATGAAGCCGCCATCTATCCATCACAACAATCTGATATCAGCGGCTGCTGGTCGGGTTCCGCCACGATCCTCCCTAAGGGTCAACCTGTCATTCTATACACCGGAATAGACCCTAACAACCACCAAGTCCAGAACTTGGCCATGCCCAAAAACCTTTCTGATCCATTCCTTAGGGAATGGGTTAAGTCCCAAGATAACCCACTAATGGCCCCTAATTCCTataacaaaatcaattcatCCTCATTCAGAGACCCAACCACTGGTTGGCTAGGCCGTGATGGGTATTGGAGAGTAATCATTGGGAgcaaaattaaccaaaaaggATTAGCAATTCTTTATAAGAGCAAAGATTTTGTTCATTGGGAAGAAGCTAAAAAACCACTTTACTCGTCCAAAAAATCAGGTATGTGGGAGTGTCCAGATTTTTATCCAGTTTTGATCAAAAGCCCACTTGGTATTGACACATCAATTGATGGTCCCAATACTAAACATGTGCTCAAGGTGAGCTTAGATGATACAAAACATGATTACTACAAGATTGGAAGTTATAACCAGGATAAGGATATCTTTATTCCGGATAATGGTCCGTTCCATAAAAACTCTAGATTGAGATATGATTACGGAAAATTTTATGCCTCAAAGACTTTCTTCGAAGGAAACTCAAAGCACAGAAGGATCTTATGGGGCTGGGTTAATGAATCTTCAGGTGTAGAGGATGATATCAAGAAGGGATGGTCTGGAGTTCAA GCAATTCCAAGGAGTATTTGGCTCGATAATTCTGGAAAACAATTGGTGCAATGGCCAATAAAAGAAATCGAAAAGCTGCGTTTAACAGAGATCAACTTGCCTAAGCAAGTGCTTAAGGGAGGATCAGTCCTTGAAGTTTCTGGTTTCACTGCAGCACAG GCAGATGTGATTATTACATTTGAGATAACTGAGCTCAGTAAAGCTGAAGTGCTGGATCCAAGTTGGACCGACCCACAATTGCTTTGTAGCCGAAAGGGTGGTATTGGGCCATTTGGTCTACTAGTATTGGCTTCAAAGGGCCTGCAAGAATATACAGCAGTgttttatagaatttttaaaaGCCACAGCAAATATGTGGTGCTTATGTGCAGTGACCAAagcag ATCTTCCttgaataatgaaaatgatGAGACCACATATGGGGCTTTTGTGGATGTGGACCCTGTTCATGAGAAGCTGTCACTCAGAAGCTTG ATTGATCACTCTATAGTGGAGAGCTTTGGTGGAGAAGGAAAAGCTTGCATCACAGCTAGAGTATATCCCACATTGGCTACTGATGCTGAGGCCCACTTATATGCTTTCAATAATGGAACTGGGAACGTTGGGATCACAACATTGAGTGCTTGGAGTATGAAGAAAGCTCAAATCAATTGA
- the LOC115992660 gene encoding beta-fructofuranosidase, insoluble isoenzyme CWINV1-like isoform X1: protein MAVSSKCLLLFISLLLGYGVLQLEATADKQPYRTSYHFQPPKNWMNDPNGPMLYKGIYHLFFQYNPKGAVRGNKVWGHSTSMDLVNWTPHEAAIYPSQQSDISGCWSGSATILPKGQPVILYTGIDPNNHQVQNLAMPKNLSDPFLREWVKSQDNPLMAPNSYNKINSSSFRDPTTGWLGRDGYWRVIIGSKINQKGLAILYKSKDFVHWEEAKKPLYSSKKSGMWECPDFYPVLIKSPLGIDTSIDGPNTKHVLKVSLDDTKHDYYKIGSYNQDKDIFIPDNGPFHKNSRLRYDYGKFYASKTFFEGNSKHRRILWGWVNESSGVEDDIKKGWSGVQAIPRSIWLDNSGKQLVQWPIKEIEKLRLTEINLPKQVLKGGSVLEVSGFTAAQADVIITFEITELSKAEVLDPSWTDPQLLCSRKGGIGPFGLLVLASKGLQEYTAVFYRIFKSHSKYVVLMCSDQSRSSLNNENDETTYGAFVDVDPVHEKLSLRSLIDHSIVESFGGEGKACITARVYPTLATDAEAHLYAFNNGTGNVGITTLSAWSMKKAQIN, encoded by the exons ATGGCTGTATCGTCTAAATGTCTGTTGCTCTTCATCTCCCTCCTCCTTGGCTATGGTGTTCTTCAGCTTGAGGCTACTGCAGATAAACAACCTTACAGAACTTCTTATCACTTTCAACCTCCCAAAAATTGGATGAATG ATCCTAATG GGCCAATGTTATATAAGGGAATTTACCATCTATTCTTTCAATATAATCCTAAAGGCGCAGTTCGGGGCAACAAAGTTTGGGGCCACTCTACATCAATGGATCTTGTGAATTGGACCCCACATGAAGCCGCCATCTATCCATCACAACAATCTGATATCAGCGGCTGCTGGTCGGGTTCCGCCACGATCCTCCCTAAGGGTCAACCTGTCATTCTATACACCGGAATAGACCCTAACAACCACCAAGTCCAGAACTTGGCCATGCCCAAAAACCTTTCTGATCCATTCCTTAGGGAATGGGTTAAGTCCCAAGATAACCCACTAATGGCCCCTAATTCCTataacaaaatcaattcatCCTCATTCAGAGACCCAACCACTGGTTGGCTAGGCCGTGATGGGTATTGGAGAGTAATCATTGGGAgcaaaattaaccaaaaaggATTAGCAATTCTTTATAAGAGCAAAGATTTTGTTCATTGGGAAGAAGCTAAAAAACCACTTTACTCGTCCAAAAAATCAGGTATGTGGGAGTGTCCAGATTTTTATCCAGTTTTGATCAAAAGCCCACTTGGTATTGACACATCAATTGATGGTCCCAATACTAAACATGTGCTCAAGGTGAGCTTAGATGATACAAAACATGATTACTACAAGATTGGAAGTTATAACCAGGATAAGGATATCTTTATTCCGGATAATGGTCCGTTCCATAAAAACTCTAGATTGAGATATGATTACGGAAAATTTTATGCCTCAAAGACTTTCTTCGAAGGAAACTCAAAGCACAGAAGGATCTTATGGGGCTGGGTTAATGAATCTTCAGGTGTAGAGGATGATATCAAGAAGGGATGGTCTGGAGTTCAA GCAATTCCAAGGAGTATTTGGCTCGATAATTCTGGAAAACAATTGGTGCAATGGCCAATAAAAGAAATCGAAAAGCTGCGTTTAACAGAGATCAACTTGCCTAAGCAAGTGCTTAAGGGAGGATCAGTCCTTGAAGTTTCTGGTTTCACTGCAGCACAG GCAGATGTGATTATTACATTTGAGATAACTGAGCTCAGTAAAGCTGAAGTGCTGGATCCAAGTTGGACCGACCCACAATTGCTTTGTAGCCGAAAGGGTGGTATTGGGCCATTTGGTCTACTAGTATTGGCTTCAAAGGGCCTGCAAGAATATACAGCAGTgttttatagaatttttaaaaGCCACAGCAAATATGTGGTGCTTATGTGCAGTGACCAAagcag ATCTTCCttgaataatgaaaatgatGAGACCACATATGGGGCTTTTGTGGATGTGGACCCTGTTCATGAGAAGCTGTCACTCAGAAGCTTG ATTGATCACTCTATAGTGGAGAGCTTTGGTGGAGAAGGAAAAGCTTGCATCACAGCTAGAGTATATCCCACATTGGCTACTGATGCTGAGGCCCACTTATATGCTTTCAATAATGGAACTGGGAACGTTGGGATCACAACATTGAGTGCTTGGAGTATGAAGAAAGCTCAAATCAATTGA
- the LOC115992923 gene encoding putative hydrolase C777.06c yields the protein MVHFLGTFRPSPTLSCFAHYRHQISLKSSQLSVPRNGFSPFRRIFQASLQSNSTNGDAGLQLPADQSEIIFMGTGTSEGIPRVSCLTNPLKTCPVCSKAVELGNKNRRLNTSILIRYAGASGSSNILIDAGKFFYHSALRWFPAFGIRTIDAVIITHSHADAVGGLDDLRDWTNNVQPSIPIYVAQRDFEVMKKTHYYIVDTSVILPGAAVSELQFNIMLEEPFVVRDLKITPLPVWHGHGYRSLGFRFGNICYISDVSEIPEETYPLLKDCEILILDALRPDRSSSTHFGLPRALEEVRKIQPKRTLFTGMMHLMDHEKVNDYLMKLKETEGLDMQLSYDGLRVPVML from the exons atggtTCACTTTCTGGGCACATTTCGCCCTTCTCCGACTCTGTCATGTTTTGCTCATTACAGGCACCAAATCTCACTCAAAAGCTCTCAACTTTCAGTTCCCAGAAATGGGTTCTCTCCCTTTAGACGAATTTTTCAGGCTTCTCTCCAATCTA ATTCTACAAATGGGGATGCTGGATTGCAATTACCTGCTGACCAATCTGAAATCATATTTATGGGGACAGGAACCAGTGAAGGGATTCCACGTGTGAGCTGCCTGACAAATCCTTTAAAGACATGTCCG GTATGCTCAAAAGCTGTGGAACTGggtaataaaaatagaagactTAACACAAGCATCCTTATTCGTTATGCTGGGGCCTCTGGAAGTAGTAACATTCTCATAGATGCTGGAAA GTTTTTCTATCACAGTGCTCTCCGATGGTTTCCTGCCTTTGG GATAAGAACAATTGACGCAGTTATTATTACCCATTCTCATGCTGATGCAGTTGGAG GTCTTGACGATCTTCGTGACTGGACGAACAATGTCCAGCCCAGCATTCCAATTTATGTAGCCCAACGTGATTTTGAG GTGATGAAAAAGACACATTATTACATAGTGGATACAAGTGTCATTTTACCTGGTGCTGCAGTTTCAGAGTTGCAATTCAACATCATGCTGGAGGAGCCATTTGTTGTACGTGATTTAAAG ATTACCCCTTTACCAGTATGGCATGGTCATGGTTATCGTTCCCTAGGTTTTCGTTTCGGTAATATTTGTTACATTAG TGATGTTAGCGAGATACCTGAAGAAACTTATCCACTTCTAAAGGACTGTGAAATCCTGATtctg GATGCTTTAAGGCCAGATCGGTCTTCTTCGACTCATTTTGGTCTTCCAAGG GCTTTGGAGGAGGTACGGAAAATCCAACCAAAGAGAACACTTTTCACTG GTATGATGCATCTGATGGATCATGAAAAAGTGAATGATTATCTTATGAAACTGAAGGAGACAGAGGGTCTTGATATGCAACTAAGCTATGATGGACTTCGTGTACCAGTAATGCTCTAG